A window of the Streptomyces sp. NBC_00454 genome harbors these coding sequences:
- the pta gene encoding phosphate acetyltransferase, which translates to MTRSVYVTGIERGDGRQVVELGIMELLTRQTGRVGVYRPLLHDGPDRLFDLLKGRYRIEQDASTAFGMEYHEASAILAEHGTDELVSRLVDRYHEVARDYEVMLVLGTDYADTNLPDELALNARLANELGALVIPVVGGTKHPAEAVRAEARNAYRAYEALGCHVGAMVVNRVAAEDREVIAERLAARLPVPCYVLPDDKHLSAPTVAQITRALGGEVLLGDEAGLARDALDFVFGGAMLPNFLNALTPGCLVVTPGDRSDLVIGALAAHTSGTPPIAGVLLTLNERPGQDILTLASKLAPGTPVISVAGNSFPTAAELFSLQSRLNSATPRKLETALGLFERHVDTAELRGVLSVARSERVTPMMFEHTLLEQARAERRRVVLPEGTEERVLRAADVVLRRGVCDLTLLGEEQAILKKAADLGIDISSAQLIDPATSPLRERFAEYYAKARAHKGMTVELAADVVTDVNYFGTLMVQEGLADGMVSGSVHSTAATIRPAFEIIKTKPDASIVSSVFFMCLADKVLAYGDCAVNPDPNAEQLADIAVQSATTAAAFGLEPRIAMLSYSTGTSGSGADVDKVRKATEIVRALRPDLLIEGPIQYDAAVEPSVALTKLPGSEVAGRATVLIFPDLNTGNNTYKAVQRSAGAVAVGPVLQGLRKPVNDLSRGALVQDIVTTIAITAIQAQSRPVAG; encoded by the coding sequence GTGACGCGCAGCGTGTACGTGACCGGTATCGAGCGGGGGGACGGCCGGCAGGTCGTCGAGCTGGGGATCATGGAGCTCCTGACCCGTCAGACGGGCCGGGTGGGCGTGTACCGCCCCTTGCTGCACGACGGGCCCGACCGGCTCTTCGACCTCCTCAAGGGCCGCTACCGGATCGAGCAGGACGCCTCGACCGCCTTCGGCATGGAGTACCACGAGGCCTCCGCCATCCTGGCCGAGCACGGGACCGACGAGCTGGTCTCGCGGCTCGTCGACCGCTACCACGAGGTGGCCCGGGACTACGAGGTCATGCTCGTCCTCGGCACCGACTACGCCGACACCAACCTCCCCGACGAGCTGGCCCTCAACGCCCGCCTCGCCAACGAGCTGGGCGCGCTGGTCATCCCCGTCGTGGGCGGCACCAAGCACCCCGCCGAGGCCGTGCGCGCCGAGGCCCGCAACGCGTACCGGGCGTACGAGGCCCTGGGCTGCCACGTGGGCGCGATGGTCGTCAACCGGGTGGCCGCCGAGGACCGCGAGGTGATAGCGGAGCGGCTGGCCGCGCGGCTCCCCGTGCCCTGCTACGTGCTCCCGGACGACAAGCACCTGTCGGCCCCGACCGTCGCCCAGATCACCCGGGCGCTCGGCGGCGAGGTGCTCCTCGGCGACGAGGCCGGTCTGGCCCGCGACGCCCTGGACTTCGTCTTCGGCGGCGCCATGCTGCCGAACTTCCTCAACGCCCTGACCCCCGGCTGCCTGGTCGTCACCCCCGGGGACCGCTCCGACCTGGTCATCGGCGCGCTGGCCGCGCACACCTCCGGCACCCCGCCGATCGCCGGTGTGCTGCTCACGCTGAACGAGCGTCCCGGCCAGGACATCCTGACGCTGGCCTCGAAGCTGGCGCCCGGCACCCCGGTGATCTCGGTGGCCGGCAACAGCTTCCCGACGGCCGCCGAACTCTTCTCCCTGCAGAGCCGGTTGAACTCCGCGACCCCGCGCAAGCTGGAGACCGCGCTCGGCCTGTTCGAGCGTCACGTGGACACCGCCGAACTGCGCGGCGTGCTGTCCGTGGCCCGCTCCGAGCGGGTCACGCCGATGATGTTCGAGCACACCCTGCTGGAGCAGGCCCGCGCGGAGCGCCGCCGGGTGGTGCTCCCCGAGGGCACCGAGGAGCGCGTGCTGCGCGCCGCGGACGTGGTGCTGCGCCGCGGGGTCTGCGACCTGACCCTGCTGGGCGAGGAGCAGGCGATCCTGAAGAAGGCCGCCGACCTGGGGATCGACATCTCCTCCGCGCAGCTCATCGACCCGGCGACCTCCCCGCTGCGGGAACGTTTCGCCGAGTACTACGCCAAGGCCCGTGCCCACAAGGGCATGACGGTCGAGCTGGCCGCCGACGTGGTCACCGACGTCAACTACTTCGGCACCCTGATGGTCCAGGAGGGCCTCGCCGACGGCATGGTCTCCGGCTCGGTGCACTCCACCGCCGCCACCATCCGCCCGGCCTTCGAGATCATCAAGACCAAGCCCGACGCGTCCATCGTCTCCTCGGTCTTCTTCATGTGCCTGGCCGACAAGGTCCTCGCCTACGGGGACTGCGCCGTCAACCCGGACCCCAACGCCGAGCAGCTCGCCGACATCGCCGTCCAGTCGGCGACCACCGCGGCCGCCTTCGGCCTGGAGCCGCGGATCGCGATGCTCTCGTACTCGACCGGCACCTCCGGTTCGGGCGCCGACGTGGACAAGGTCCGCAAGGCCACCGAGATCGTCCGCGCGCTCCGCCCCGACCTGCTGATCGAGGGCCCGATCCAGTACGACGCCGCCGTGGAGCCCTCGGTCGCGCTGACCAAGCTGCCCGGGTCCGAGGTGGCCGGCCGCGCGACGGTGCTGATCTTCCCGGACCTCAACACCGGCAACAACACGTACAAGGCCGTGCAGCGCTCCGCCGGCGCCGTCGCGGTCGGCCCGGTCCTGCAGGGTCTGCGCAAGCCGGTCAACGACCTCTCGCGCGGCGCCCTGGTCCAGGACATCGTCACCACCATCGCCATCACGGCGATCCAGGCGCAGTCCAGGCCCGTGGCCGGCTGA